Part of the Xenopus tropicalis strain Nigerian chromosome 3, UCB_Xtro_10.0, whole genome shotgun sequence genome, tgttcATAATGTCATTGTACAGAACATAATTTTAAATGTGATCCcataacaagccttcaaataacttgcccaccacagatgtcataCTTACTGGCCTATAGTATTATAATTACTTCAACTTTCCTCCTATCCATAGTTACCATATCAGATGAAAAAGCCTGACTTAAACTGAATTAAGCTCTCTAAGTCCCCAAGGGTATATTCCTgatgccttgttcacattaatgttgagtaaacctttatgtatCATATCCTGCATTATACAAAAATAtgtgccatttttaaatatatttattaaatcattatgattaaactattttaaaattaaaaatagcatGTTTCAGCTTTTCTGTCTCTTTCTAATACATTACATGTATTTAGGcttttatatatacaattatcagaccccttatccggaaacccattatccagaaagttccaaattaaaaggccatctcccatagactccattttaatcaaataattcacatttttaaaaatggcttactttttctctgtaataataaaacagtaccttgtacttgatcccaactaagatataattaatctttattggagccaaaacaatcctagttggtttaatttAGGGATGGACCGAACCCTCTTTTTTGGGTtatgccgaacccccgaaccctgatggattctgctggATCCTGAACAGAATCCGAAGGGTTCACGATGGGTTAAAAGTTGGCGCGTGCACAGGGCGTGGCTAAAAAATGTTCCCCCCTAAATTtgaaccctttccgaatgctaattagcagatgctaatttatgctaattcggatatggttcggccaggaccgtggatttggccgaaaccgaatccatcaaaaaaaggctggctTCGGCCTGAATTCTGAACttaatccgggattcggtgcatccctagtttaattactgtttaaataatttttttagcaaacttaaggtaggagatcgaattacagaaagatcccttatccagaaaacccaaggtcctgagcattctggataacaggtcccatacctgtatatattgtgccATACCCCTAATAACTTTAATATACCATAGAAATAATTATCTGCTTAAACACAGGCATCCATGCTAGTGACATAAGGCTAAAGCCACACAGGGCTGTTTCTCAGCTTGTGTATAAATGGATGGCCAGGAAACAGCCCATCCACTCTTCTCAACCCATTAGGTTGTCTGCACTAACAGCCTGTGAGCAGACACACAAACCAACTACTCCCAAGGCAGGGGCTTTCACTGTTTCTCCCTCATTGGGCCAACGACTCATATGTATCAGACATCTGAAGGCATATTTAGCTGTTGTAAGTCCTACCATGGTCTATTGCATACAATCCATCTATATTGATTCAACATGTTTCAGGCCACATGTGCCTGCTCTCCAGCTTAGTCACACCATTCCCTTTTCCTATTTTGCCAAATGGCCATAAGAATGGCCTAAAATTACTTGTATCTCTGAGTACATGAATAAAGTTTCTTTAAAATATGATGCTGTGTTGATGAATTTAAAACCTGTGGGTCACAGTTTGAGTCTAACTCAGCTGACACTGGTTTCAGTTGTACATCAACAATATTTCAAGGCCCACAAGATGGGCAACACAAATACAAAACATTAAGGTTGCCTTATTGCCATTCGGCAGTGACCTTGCTCTGTTATTCCTCAGCTTGCCTATATAGATCTAACATCTAAGGGACTCCACTAAGTGCAGGGCCCACGGAACTTGTTGTTTGTATCCCCTAAAGACAGCTCTGCTCCTATCATCCTTTTTTGGAAACTCTTTCTAAGAGGGGTGGGGATATGCTGTATCCCAAGCAAACCCAGTGATTAAACATGGCACTCATGAGGGCACAAAGCCAGGGAGAATAATGGTGTCATTatcctgttttgtttttattatcagCACAAAAAGTAACTGCATTGCCACTCCCACAAAGGTCATCATATTCTATTGAGTatattaagttaactttaagagGAATTTAGGTGATTTTAAAAGAgtttaaatcattataaaataaaatttatagacCCTTTATAATTTTGCAGAACAGagatgggacccattatccagataaggggtctttctgcaatttggatcaccatacgttaagtctaataacaaatcatttaaacattaaataaacccagtaggattgttttgccgctaATATGaattaatgcagttttattaagatcaagtacaatgtgctgttttattattacagaaaaaaaaggaaatcatttttaaaaacatgagtTATTTTAAATTGTCTTTAGGagttggcctttccataatttggaggtttctggataacagttttttttgttactttatcttatacctgtatacacaTGTATAAATAATTCACTATCATGCATAACTCTTAATTCTAGGTAATATAGGGATGGGGATCTATTACCTAGAATGTTCAGGATCTGGGATtttcgaataagggatcttttggatcaccataccttagatctactaaaaaataattgaaacattaagggacagatttagcaaaactctataatttctcattttttttaaatttagaattaaaatttttgaattgttgcatCAAAACCTCAAATTTAtatgtcacacaaaaaaacagcgtccaaaatccaaaacctctaaaggttTGGGATAAAAGAAGGATCTTTAAGACAAGGGacctctgccactgacttctacgtgGTCTCTGCACATTTTTGTCAGATTTAAATTTTTAgcagtaaatcttgaaaaaattgcttctttttttctttctttagcgctaaaaatctggGAAAAAAATCTGATGGATTAAttaaagtattaattatatcttacatagtaacatagtaacatagtaagttgggttgaaaaaagaaatacgtccatcacgttcaaccataataatcTTAGTAATGTTCTCTTTTTTAACtacttgcttataatgtagtctatggaagatggccttcccgtaatgcAGGGCTTTTTTTCCTGTCTATTGTATTTGCAAGTAACTctaatcctttttttaaaaaaattgtttatttttggaAGGGATCGGACCTTTTAAATATAACCTTCACAAAGGGTTGGCTCTAAGTAGTAAATTATAACTGGGCAGAAGAGGGCAGAACTGCATAGACGGGGAAGGATCTGTACAGTAAAACCTCAGCAAACTAACTGTAGTATAACATTAGCAGGGGAGTGGAATGTGTTCAGTATAACATGGGAAGAGAATATGTGCAATATGTGGAAGATATATTAATTATAACATTGGTAGTTAATATGGCATAGAAATGCCTGTGTCATTATAGACTTGCATGATATAATGTGAGCATTGGGTTTGGTTTTTAAAAAGGTAAGATTTTTGCCAGGGACTATTTCTGCCAGggaaatttttaagtaaaaaatctattctaccctgccccagtaattgccctatcctgcaaaccatttattattttgaatgctttagtacaaaatacctgttaaaacttggcttctggtcatttgaagaaaggcgatacagcgatgcaggggaagtatcgggGGAAGCATCCactcgattgatcgagtctagccttgcttctgtataggaaccagtcaggctaggctcgattaatcgatcgccgcatagtggatgcttcccctgatacttcccctgcatcgccgtattgcttttcttcaaatgaccggaagccaagttttaacaggtatttttactaaagcattcaaaatatagaataaaatagattttttacttcaaattttttagtgttacttgtatgtatgtatgtatgtataactttatttataaagcaccacaagggtacgcagcgctgtacaatcttacagaatacaaaattacacacagggaggacttttcctttaaaggtgttAGGGATGTTCTACATTTCGTTAGTAAAATTGGAAATTGGGTAGTCTTATGCCATGTTGGCGGGGCAACCCAAAATTCTGCACTAGAACCTTAGGTCCTTGTTACACCCCTGTTCCATACTGTTATTCCAGTTTAGTAAAGTCCTTATTTCATTACCTTTATGGCAGAAATCTGGGAGAAAgtggtgcattttttttcataactTTCCAAAAAGTTTTATGCCCCAGGAAAGGATATAATGTGTGGATTGACTATAATGATAAAAACCAATAGCCAACCCAGAACTTAGAGATAGCCCATATGGTATAAAGAGGTATTGTAAGTAGGGCAAGGATtgcccatatgtaataatagaTCTTTGCtattaaacagctgaccagtaaatgctactttctAATTAGTTCATGTGGATTACTATACTGGTAGCAAATGTTATAACATTACCCCCTAAGTATTTTATCAAGGTGGCGTAGAAACTTATTTAGTCTCCGCTATATAGGAGCAGGTACACTATAGTTTGGAGTGCCTCCACCTAGGGTCAGTACTGGGCTGTAATACCCCTTCctggaaacttctctgatccacaatcacacacatatataacttTGAtacatacagcctgccagccaggaaTAACTGCACATAATATTGCAGATTGTTTGATCTCTGAGCTACTACGGGATCCTCACTTATATGGCAGTTTCTTCAGAGCCCTGAGAAGGACTCCTTTTGGCTTTCTGTGCCCTGAAAAGAGCACACTTTGTTCTTCTGAGCCCTTGCAAGGACTCCCTAATTACTAGATCATATGGATAATGCACTTTCTAATGTTTCCCAGGAATACAATGGGTACAGTATAGGTACAGTATGATCCATCTTGGGTTCCTGGGAAAGGTACAATAGGAAGTTTTGTTAGTTATACAAGACATTTGCATCTgccaaactacagctcccataatTCTAGGGCAGTGCGgtccaacttctgtagtaccAAAGGCCGGAATTTATCTAGCCTATGTGGTGGAGGCTTGATAATTGAAGATagtgttgaccactccccttttaaaccacacccacttcaccACCACAGCCATGTCATCACAAGAGCTTTGTCGACCATGACCGCAACAGTGCAAATATTTGATGCTCACTTGCAGGGATATCATCCTTTACTAAAGATCACTGAAACTGCAGCTGGTAGTAGAGTTCTGATCACTGTCACAAGTAATAGTGATTACTATGCAGCAGCATATATTTGGCTAAAAATATCACCATCATAAAACATTTCCCCTCTTCATAGCTCTGTATTTTCCCCAGCATGCCATAAATACAGGGGCTATATGTTGATCAgagttacagtatatactgtatatgttgtcCCTATTTAAGGGCTAATATTCTGGAAACAAAATTTAGTGGCCAAAAATGTATGATAGCTGACACAGGGAGGAACAAGACAAAGTAGAGCCAAGCAAAATGGAAACAGGATAAACCTCCTGTATGCTGTCCTCATGGCTGGAATACTTTGGAGGAATCCAAGGGTTGGGTTGACCAAATGCCTTCAGAAGTGGGTTGAGGAGGATGGTGGTCCGTATTCGCCACAATCCCAGCCCCTTTTTAACCTCTCTTCCCTGTTCCAGGCACATTACTGGCTACTGGGTAGGTTGGATGTGGGTATAGATCAGGTTAGGGTGAGTGTGGGTCAAAAAATCTTCAACCCACACATCCCTAGTTTGCAGTGTGCGATCATTACAAAATCTCTGTATATGTCACCTGCTTACTAGTACCTTTTTAGCTAAACAGTTTTAGAGACTAGAGTCATATAGTGAATGCATCTATTGTGTGGGTTGCAGGTCAGAAAAACActggcaaaaaaatgcacatatCATGCAGAACCGCATGTCACAGTGCAAACAGTTCAGTGGCAGAGAACACTTACCTCTCACAAAATGTAGCAAGGATGGAATCAAAGTGGTATTATATTAGTGCAAATGTATGAATTTGCATAGTAAACAAGCTATTGCCTTCAAAATGCTAGTAAATATAAAAGTGCATATAAATGACTGCAGTTCTTCATTAGTTTACATACACATATACCTATGGTTATATAGTTATACCTGAACTGGGCAGGAAATATAATACACTGCTTATTAAATAGTAGAAAAGTGAACTAATATGATTTATTTGACTGATTGTTATCTTTTACTGTTGATTCAAAGCAAGAAAGTCATCCTTTAAAAGGGTTTCTAAAGGGCCGATCCATTGCAAGAATAAGCTTGGCTTATACACATGCTGTGTTATTTCCTGATATTCCAGTGTAATTGAAGGCATCAGCAAAGTAGAGTGTGCTGCAACTTGCTTTAAGTTTATTCTCCCCTAATAAAAGTGGGTTGTGGCTGGAAATGGCATAAGCAGGGTGCAACACACAAGGGTGTTGCTCAAACTAACACCCACTCAAAGTAGATGTTTATTCCAATTAAAACTGCATCCATGTGCAGTGCACTTTACACCTTGCACCATATAAACAAAGCAAGCTTTTAAGAGGAGTGTTGATTCAAGTACCAGTGAATAGCATTTGAGTATCCCTGatttttgcacaatgcactgccctttgcatttataaatgagacTTAAAAAAGCTGACACACATAGATCCTATAAAGAAGTGTGAAGATACTCTATACTTAGTTCTTTGATGAAAAAGTAGCTTTAAAAAGCCAAttattaaaaacagtttaatactGACTGATTTGAAGAACAaggatttctttaaaaaatgttaaaatctgATGGCCACATGAGTCCAGATATTTACTAGCTGTGGCCCATGTCCTTAACTCCATTATAGGGTGAGTCAATCAGTGGTAGAATTCAGGTCAATTACATTAGGTGGACAGGGTTAATCATTTTATGGTTACAGatcttttttttcacagaagggctGGTAGTCATCAAAATCACCAGGATTAGGAACCCAGAAAGAAAGTAAAGTTGGCGCAGGCAAACTTCTGGTTGTCTGCCATTATGACTGCATTGACATGGTAATCACCACTGGTAAGCCAAGATGGTAGCTCCACGTTAGGTAAAGTAAAGGTGGCTTCAGGGAGAGAATAAACacccttaaaagaaaaaaaaaacatataataacaTTATTGTAGCAACCAGTCATTATTAGCTATGTTTAGCCAGCTGCAgcaagaataatgaaagcaaacatttcttTGGTTATTGCCCTATGGCAATTTTGTACACTGTTACTTAATAAGCCAGTTATATATTTGGCAAAGTTTAGTTTTCATTTTGTCATGGACAGCTCACTTTATTTCTATATCAGAGGAACATTTTAAAAGGTGATCTGAACCAAACCTTAAAGCTGTCCAAGTTACTTTACTAGCATCATGGTAACAGTTATGAATGTAAGCATACATATCACATGAAACATTCCATGATACTATAGCACCATAGAACATACCGCTTCAAAGGGACAGTGGCAGGGAATGCCGTAGGTGTGCAGAGGCTCTGGACATGGTTCACCTAGAGGAAATGATGTGTCAAGAACTTCACAGATGTTGTCGTAAGTGCAGCTCCCAATGTTGTCAATACATGGGAGGGTTATCCATGATAACAGTATCTTCTTTTTGGCAGTGAGGATGATCTTTAATTGAGGAATGAAAAATGGAAAGCTGGTTAAACATGGAGGCAACAAATATTGAACAAATTGAAAAAGGGCCTAAGATAACCCAAAAGTTTCTTTACCCTTTTAGCCACAAGACCATCTGGGTAAAATTTGCTAGGATATGGCAAGCACCTAGTTGCCTACAAGCCTGAGAAGTATTTGAGGCTGGTGCTGGCAATTTAATTATAAGCTTTGGTAAAAAGAAGGCACCAGGAGACAAATGCAGGGGGCTCTGTGTCTGATATTATCAAGATCCctatataataaaacagcataCCAGTCTTATTTTATATTAAGTGCACTTCACTCAATATATAATTAGAAGGATGTCAGCCTTCTAATCATTTAGCCTGCAATAGCCAGCTTGCCATTCGGTTGACCGGTAAGGTTGCATGGAGAGGACAGGGAAGGTGGTGTTTCTGCCATTTTCTTATCAcccagggcagtgatccccaaccagtggcttggatcaacatgtttctcaccaaccccattgatgttgctcccagtcgtctaaaagttggtgcccattttttatgctttggaagcataaagaccatgtgtactgctaaacagagcctctagtagtctgccagtccacattgggctaccaatctgagtccttattggtcacctactaggaacgTTTTTGCGATTGTGTTTCtccccagtttttttttaattgaaatgttgttcacgggtaaaaaagggttggggattcctgccccAGGGTCATCAATTGTCTTTTGCTTCCCAAAATGTTGGCAATTAATTGTTCTGGTTCAGATATTTATTGATCAGCCAGTGGACCCATAAACAGTGCTGGTATGTAAGGCTTTtgaaatacatacagtatgagcCCTTGTTCGTATTTTTAACAACATTACCTTTGTTGGTGCAGTCAATCTTTCAGTGGTTTCAAGAACTATAGAAATAGTGAGTTCCCCTGGGATATTAATGGGGTTGGGACTAACAGATAGACTTATGATGTTGCCTGACCAGTTTCCATCACAGTTGGACCAGGTGAAATCATTGACCTGCAAAGAGAAaggaagaaggagaagaaaatTAAGTATGATAAACTGAATTCCATTAGACTCTTCTTGAGTTGGGGAAGCTTGATAGAAAAAATATCCTTCAACTCACCATAGGAAAACTCACTGACTTTCTTTTCGTTCCTATGGGCTatttagaagaatatttatcaaatggtaaactctaaatttcacccattgataaatacacttctaaaaatcctatagaaattaatagaaagtgggtgaatttttctgtagtgagatctaatctcacattttgataaatctgccccttaggatcCCAACTGCAGCATATCCAAACTGTGTGTTTTGATCATCAGaatcttaggggcccattcattaaaccacaaattttcaccaattaaaagcacgattatTGTGTGACCACAATAATTTCGGATGTGTGAAAAGTGCGCAAAAACAGATGTGCACATCTAAATAACACACAAAGTAGGAGGGAGGACATCTACgcgcccccccccaccaccaccactcAACAATACAGCAATGCCTGATTTAGagcatttttgtactttgcacactgtaatTCTAGTTGCTCACCTTCTACCCCATGCTGGCACtcatcttctttaaaaaaaaagaagaatatgcaccaacctggggtactttattatacatGTTGCCCCATTTATTTCCATCCTTGGTGAGTGGATGCGCAGTAGAGAACATTTGCTAAGACTTCTGTATTGCATATGGGATACCTGAGTAGCCTAAAGTACCAGCCAAGGGTTGAAGGAGGGTGAAGGACTAGGATCACTAGAGACGGCCTAACATCTTGGCCATAAACTGTGAAATCTATCGAGCAGATATAAAGGTACCAGAGGGCCATTTTTGTAATTTCTACATTTTTTGTTCTGATTTATTCCCATGCCCACGGTGCATTGCAGCAGTCCCTTACCGAGAGAAACATCCAGTTGTACAGTGATGCTGGCGCTGCTGCTTCTGATGCAAATGGCCCCAGAGCTGCAAAAGTTAACAAGAAGCAAAACAAAAGCTGAGCCATTATTTCAGCTGCAAGTCCTTTCTAGTAAGAGAGAAAGTAATGTTCCATAGAGGGGTTTCAGCATGAAAGTGTTGTATGGCTGTCGCTCTTCCTGCTGCATACTTATATGCACCTGTATACCCACAGCAAACAGCATTGGTTACTTATCTGCTGATAAGGATGAAATAACAGCCAACAAGGAGACAAACAAGTACATTCTGCAGCCAATGTTTCCATTCACTCCATAACAGAAAACACCCATTGTATATTCTATGTTGCAGAAATTCTAAGTACAGTTTAGTTTCTATAATGAGTTTTGAGAGAGAATGTACCCACATCTCTTGGTTTCCTAGAGGTTGCTATACATTTAAAATTGAACAGTTGCTCTAAGCATTAGAAATGTACTTTTGCATTAAAACAGATTAAAGGTGAATTAAACTGGAGGGGTTGAGGCAGGTCTGGGGTTGCCAGCAggttttctttctcctttaatatttttgCCATATAGAACATGATTTTTAAAGTGTGCCATAGCCCAAATATTTGAAAACTAGTTATTCACCCAGTGTATAGGGATCTAAGGGAATGAAGCAAAGTGATATCATAg contains:
- the LOC108644461 gene encoding ganglioside GM2 activator, encoding MAQLLFCFLLTFAALGPFASEAAAPASLYNWMFLSVNDFTWSNCDGNWSGNIISLSVSPNPINIPGELTISIVLETTERLTAPTKIILTAKKKILLSWITLPCIDNIGSCTYDNICEVLDTSFPLGEPCPEPLHTYGIPCHCPFEAGVYSLPEATFTLPNVELPSWLTSGDYHVNAVIMADNQKFACANFTFFLGS